TTCAGCTGTTTCCCAATCTGCTTTGTTAGAGCATATTTTTGAGGGTATAACCACAACGCATGAACAAGACAAATCTAAAATAGTAGATACTGCATTTATGTACCTTAATGCACCATACCTTTGGGGTGGCAAAACACCTTTTGGTATAGATTGTAGCGGTTTTACACAAATGGTATACAAACTTAATGGCTTTAAACTTTTAAGAGACGCATCACAACAAGCAACTCAAGGTGAGCCATTAAGTTTTATTGAAGAATCTGAGCCTGGTGATTTAGCATTTTTTGATAATGCAGAAGGACAAATTACACACGTTGGCATTATGATGAAAGACCATTATATAATACACGCACATGGTAAAGTACGTATAGACCGTATAGACCATTCAGGTATTTATAATGTTGAAAAGAATGAACATACGCATAAACTAAGAGTTATAAAGTCCATTGTTTAATTATAGTCAACTGTAACTTTTTCTCTTTCTCCACAACTTATAAATAGTAGATTACCTACATTTAATCTCTATTTATTAAAATGCAAAAACTTAAAGACGCTAAACTTTATAAAGGTGAACTTGTTTCACTTAACACACCATTGGTAAACCGTTACAACCAATGTTTAAAACTTATTGGTATAGCGCCAACAGCATTAACACAAATATCTGTCGATGGTATTGGCT
This region of Croceibacter atlanticus HTCC2559 genomic DNA includes:
- a CDS encoding C40 family peptidase, translated to MRYGICPLSTVPVRLFPEDSSEMVTQALYGDHFKILEMRKSWSRIRFGYDSYEGWIDNKQLFEISEEMYTTINLADPKLSADVMDYITTSQQLIFPIPIGSAVSQSALLEHIFEGITTTHEQDKSKIVDTAFMYLNAPYLWGGKTPFGIDCSGFTQMVYKLNGFKLLRDASQQATQGEPLSFIEESEPGDLAFFDNAEGQITHVGIMMKDHYIIHAHGKVRIDRIDHSGIYNVEKNEHTHKLRVIKSIV